TATTCCTCTCCAGGGAGGGGTGCTTGCACTCCACTTTAACTGCACCCAGGGGTCCCTGCGCTCCTCTTCCCCACCCAAACCCCACGGGGGGACCCTGACCCAGTCCCTCTCGGTCACCAGAGCACCCTCCTCCCCGGGCACCCCTGAGGCTTCACAGCCCCGTGCACATCCCCGGTTGCACCGGGACAGCCGTGACAGTCCCAGCCCGGttcccccctgcccctccccgGTGCCGGTGCCGCCGGACTCACCACCAGCGCCCGCTGTTGTTGACGGCCAGGGTGTTAGAGAGCGAGGAGAGCGCCAGCGCCCAGAGCGCCCGCAGCGCCAGCCCCAGCGCGGCCGCTCGCATCGCTCCGGCGCCGGGAGCCCCGGCAGAGTGCGCGGGCGAGAGCCCGCCCGGTATTTATGGACCGCGGAGCCCCCGGCCCGGCCGCTACATCCACGCGTGTTTCCGGAcacgcggggcgggcggcgacgggaggcggcgggggggaGCGACGGGCGGGACGGCCGCGGGACCGGCCACGGGACAGGCACCGGCTACGGGACCGGCAATGGTAGCGGGACCGGCTACGGGACCGGCACGGGGCTGCAGCCGGTGCCGCGGGGGCGGGAATGCGGTGCCCGGGGGTCCCGGCTCGATCCCCGGGTGCGGCGTCGGGTGGGACGAGCGCGGTGCCCGGTGCCGCTGCTCCGCTGTCCGTGCACGGTAGCCGGTGCCCGGTGCTCGGCTGTCCGTGCTCGATATCCTGTGTCGGTGCTCACTGCCCGGTGCAGGTGCTCAGCGGTCCGTGCACGGTGCCCGGTGCCGGGTGGTCCGTGAGTGCTACCCGTGCTCTGTGCCCGGTGCCCGGTGCCGGTTCCCAGTACCCAGGGCCGGTGTTCAGTGCCCGGTGCCGGTACACGTTGCCTGGCACCCGTTGCCGGTGCTCAGCGTCCGATGCCGGCACCCGGTACCGGGGCTCAGCGCCCGGTGCCAGTACCTGGTGCCGGTGCCCGGTACGCCGCGGCTCCCCGGGGAGATCGGACTCTCCTGGGCGCGGCGGGGGCGCAGCGCTCAGCACCCGGGAGCAtcttccagccccttccctcttATAGGGGCGGCGCGGAGGGTCCCCACGGGCCGCTCCCCGCGCCCTCGCCCGAACAATGAcggggcggcgggagcggcggcgccggggctGTCCGTCACGGACCGGATTACCCGGCGGGGCGGCtgcgccccggccccgcgcgcgACCGGCGGGGGGGACCGGCTGCTGCCCCCCCTCCTCTTCGCATCCCCGGTACCGGCGGGGGGAACCggctgctgccccccccccccccgagcacACACTCTACCGGTACCGGGGCggaggagagggagcaggggagggagggagagagggaagagcgGGTCCGGGAACGGCCCGGGATCTCCCGGGACAGCACGGGGGGAGCGGGGACCGGGACAGCCCCGGGCGCACGGTGGGGGCAGAGCTCAGGGACGCCGTCTGGGGACCACCGGGTtcgaggggggcggggggcgtcGTGCAGCACCCCGGGGCCGTCGGGGCTGCGCCGGGGCTGCTCCGAAGCTCCCGTTCCCCTCGGCCGCAGCCGGGCAGCAGCGGTCTTTGACCGGGCAGGGCTGTCCAGGTGGCGGAGCCGGTGGCACCGGAATTGGGATCGGTGTGGATGGGGATCCGCTACCGAGAAccgggagggagggatgggtaGATGATGGAGAAAAGGATGGATGaggagatggatggagggagagggagatggaggaatGGACAGTTGGATGGAGGGGTGGAGGGGCAGAAGGTTGGATGGGGAGATGGTTGGAGGAATAGAGGGAGAGATggatggttggatggagggtggatggagagatggaCGGTTGGATGAGGAGATGGATGGAGGCGGGAGGGAAAGATGGATGGAGGGTGGATGgggagatggatggagggaggaatggatggatggagggatagGGAGATGAGATAAGATTGGATGGTAAGatagagggagggagggagggatggtgggatggatggttggatggggagatggagggagggatggtgGGATGGAGGGGTGGAGAGATGGAAGGTTGCATGGGGAGATGGAAGAAAagatggaaggagggatggatggaggaatGGAAGTTTGGATGATGTTATGTATGGATGGTGAGATGTATGGGGGGTAGCTGGGGAGATGGAAGTTTAGAAGAGATGGAATGAGGGATGGACATGAAGACGGTGGAGGGCAGGTAGGGCAGGGGGGGCCCTGGGTGCCTGTGGCCAGGACACGGTTCTGTGGGGGCAATGCTGGCACGTGTCCCATGTGGATaaggggggagcagggggggcTGTAATCCCCCCGGGGCCGTTGCCCCGGACCAGTCATGCGGGGCCGGATTAGCCCCGCTCATGGCTTCAATTCAAGGTGGGACAAAGCCCgtggccggggggggggggtcacaccGCGCacccgcccccctcccccctgctccagcaggcaGCTCCTCCCGCCCCTCCGCCCCCGTTCCCGGCCGGGCCGGGCCGTGTCCGCGCCCTCGAGCCGCCGCCCCGTCGGGGCTCCCGGGGCTGAGGtcagcggggccggggggggcccTGCCCGGGGCCGTGCCCCCCCTCCCACCACTCCAGGGTCCCCGTTCCTCCTGATTCCACTCCCCCCACTTCCACTCCGAGGATCCTTGTTCTTCCTGACCGTCCCCGTCCTATCACGACCGTCCGTCCCGCCGTGCCGTTATTGGGGTCCTCGCCCCACCCCCCCGTTGTCGCCCCTCCCCAAAGCTGCTCACACCGGGGGAGGGGGTCCAGTGCCGATATTGAGGTCCTTGTCCCCCCGCCCTGCCGTTATTGGGGTCCCTTGGCCCCTCCCGTGCAATTAGCGGGGTCCCCGGTGCCCCCCTGCCTCAAGCACAGGGCaccctccaccccccccccccgacatGGCCCCCCCAAAGCAGCCCGTATTTGTGGGGGACACCGCCCCCCGTGCCATTATTGGGGTCCTCGGTTCCCCTCGtgtcccgtccccccccccgTCGAGGctctgcccccctccccaagtTGCTCATACCAgggggggcaccgggacccTCATGCAATTATTGGGGTCCTGGTCCCCCCCAGTGTCGTTATTGAGGATCCCGGTGCCCTTCATCAAATTATTGGAGTCCCCGCCACCGCCGTCCAACACAGCGCATCCCCGCGCCGTTCCCCACCAGAGCAGCTCATACCGGGGGGGGTGCACGGGGAGCCCCATGCAGTTATGAgggtgtcccccccatgtcGTTATCGGGCTCCCCCTGCAGCTGCTCATACCGGGGGGAGCGACACACGGGGAGCCCCGTGCAGCTACGGCGGGGGGGGACGACCCCGgcttttctcccccctccccgccatCTCTCGCCGGTTCCCCCCTCCCCCGCACTGCTGCATCCGTTGCCGTGGGAACGGCTCGCGCCTCTCGCGAGCTCGGTGCCCCCCGCCCTGCGCGCGCCCCCAGCCCCGGTGCTTcggcttggggggggggggggggggcgcacCGGGCGCTGCTCTCGCGAGATCGGCGCGATCGGGGCCTCCGCTTCCGGCGGCGGGAGCGGTGCAGAGTCAGAGCGGGCGGGGGCACCGGCACCAGGTgcgggggggggacaccgggggcGGGAGATGTACCGAGGCCGGTTccggagagggaggggaggcacCGGTGCTGCGCGAGGGGGGGTCACCGGGGAAAAGAGGGGGTGGGATACCCTCACCGTCTTcaggtgcgggggggggggggggtgttccTTGTGGGGGGCTGCacgggggttggggggggcacTGCGACCGACACCGGGTGCGGGGTGTGGGGCACTGTGGGGGCTGCACGGGAGGGGGGACGGGATCCCTGtaccccaccccctcccccggTATGAGCAGCTGCGGGGGTTGCAGGgagggggggcaccgggggggcAGCAGGCATCGCCGCACTAGGGGGGGGGCATTGGGAGTACGGAGCATCGGGGGTGGGGGAATCGCaccgggctgggggggcaccggtagcaggaggagctgcacggggggggggggcaccgggaccgACACTGGGTGCGGGGGCGTCtgcacggggtgggggggggtaaCTGGCACCGGGGGCGGCTGCGCGAGGTGGGAGGGACACCGGCTATCGCCAGCTGGGGGGGGCAGCAGTGTCTTTTttcggggtggggggtgtgCATTTGGGTTatggagcggggggggggggcaccgggcaTCACTGCATGGGGGGTGGGGTTGGATGGGCAAGTGGATCTCAAGGCTCCCTCCCCCCAGTACGAGCCACCGGAGGGGGCAGAGCCCTgacatgggggacacgggggtggggggggctgcggtgctttttttttgggggtggggtgTGCATTGAGGTTACAGAGCACCGACGGTAGGGTGGgatctgtgcctcagtttcctccaGTGCAGAACCCTGGCCTGGCCCCTTGTAGGGTGCAGCCTTGGTGGGGGGACTGCAGGCTGCACCCCCAGCACGTCACACACATCCCCACTCATTGAGCCCCATGGCCCCTCACAGCACACGGGGGGAGTCCATAatccccacagcctccctgcctgctccccccGATATGGGGGGCCCACCATGTCCCTACttgcatccctgtgtcccccaccATATTAGGGGGATCCTCAATCCCCAGagtctccctgtcccccccagtATGTTGAGGGAGTCCCCAATCCCCACTGCACGCCCCACCCGGTTTGGGGCCCCTTTGGAATCCCCCATTCTCCCCCCTCTGGTCCTCAGCCCCCACTCCAGCACCTGCCCCATTGTCCCCCAGCTGATGAGGAGGTCTCTAATCCCCATGgcctccctgtgcccccatgtcccctcctcTTCACTATGCCCCCCAGCATCTGCTTGTGTCCCCACTCCCCACcatctccctgtgccccccatgtccccactgTCATCCTGTGCCCCACAGCATATGGggccccccatttccccccccttccctgTGCCCCCAGCACAGGGTGGGGTTCCAATCCCCACggcctccctgcatccccagctcCACATCCTCCCCGTTCCCCCAAGAGCTCAGGTCCCCATTGGAGCCCCCGGTTTCCCAGTGCTCAGCCCCCGCCCCAGCGCCTGCCCTGTGCCCCCGCAGGATCCGGCGTCACCTGCGGACGCAGCCAGCGCCGCCGTCACCATGGGCAACATCTTCGGGAACCTGCTGAAGAGCCTTATCGGGAAGAAGGAGATGCGGATCCTCATGGTGGGGCTGGATGCCGCCGGCAAGACCACCATCCTCTACAAGCTGAAGCTGGGTGAGATCGTCACCACCATCCCTACCATAGGTGTGTGGGCTTTAGGGGGCAGATGGGCAgagacccctccctgcctggGCTCCTTAGGAGGGGGCTCGCAGCCctgtgtgcctcagtttccctgcaCCGTTGCTCCCCACAGGGTTCAACGTAGAGACGGTGGAGTACAAGAACATCAGCTTCACCGTCTGGGACGTTGGTGGGCAGGACAAGATCCGGCCCCTCTGGCGACATTACTTCCAGAACACCCAGGGTAGGGAACGCTGGGAGGGAGTGGGTGCTTGGCAAgaagcagggcagcagcaggattgGCCGCATCCTGCGTTCCCAGCACCGACCGCTCGCTGTTTCCAGGTCTCATCTTCGTGGTGGACAGCAACGACCGGTGAGCGGGTGAACGAAGCACGCGAGGAGCTGATGCGGATGCTGGCGGAGGACGAGCTGCGGGATGCCGTCCTCCTTGTCTTTGCCAACAAGcaggtggggctgggagcatccCCAGGGTGTCGGGGCTGTGGGGTGGGCGCCCATCCCCGGGGCGTCAGTGCTGTGGGGCCACAGTGCTGGTGTTGGCACCTATGGCAGCATGGTGCCCATCCCTATGTCCTTGGGGCTGCTGTTGCTGC
This genomic window from Phaenicophaeus curvirostris isolate KB17595 chromosome 38, BPBGC_Pcur_1.0, whole genome shotgun sequence contains:
- the LOC138732766 gene encoding serine/arginine repetitive matrix protein 1-like, with protein sequence MVTAALAASAADPHPHRSQFRCHRLRHLDSPARSKTAAARLRPRGTGASEQPRRSPDGPGVLHDAPRPPRTRWSPDGVPELCPHRAPGAVPVPAPPVLSREIPGRSRTRSSLSPSLPCSLSSAPPRRRRSRRPVIVRARARGAARGDPPRRPYKREGAGRCSRVLSAAPPPRPGESDLPGEPRRTGHRHQVLAPGAEPRYRVPASDAEHRQRVPGNVYRHRALNTGPGEHRHRISSTDSRAPGTGYRARTAEQRHRAPRSSHPTPHPGIEPGPPGTAFPPPRHRLQPRAGPVAGPATIAGPVAGACPVAGPAAVPPVAPPRRLPSPPAPRVRKHAWM
- the ARF3 gene encoding LOW QUALITY PROTEIN: ADP-ribosylation factor 3 (The sequence of the model RefSeq protein was modified relative to this genomic sequence to represent the inferred CDS: deleted 1 base in 1 codon), which gives rise to MGNIFGNLLKSLIGKKEMRILMVGLDAAGKTTILYKLKLGEIVTTIPTIGFNVETVEYKNISFTVWDVGGQDKIRPLWRHYFQNTQGLIFVVDSNDRERVNEAREELMRMLAEDELRDAVLLVFANKQDLPNAMNAAEITDKLGLHSLRHRNWYIQATCATSGDGLYEGLDWLANQLKNKK